A window of the Streptomyces finlayi genome harbors these coding sequences:
- a CDS encoding N-acetylmuramoyl-L-alanine amidase — MGTKGSAGAQGSKPARGIGRRAVLIGGAVTAVGTAALARDELKRVWWRVPGVRKPRKAGELDFAGAQWVAASEANWRMADRPDDYGIDRVIIHVTQGSFRSAVRVFQDPGHGAAAHYVVGQDGRVAQMIRELDVAFHAGNRSYNERSIGIEHEGFVDRPRDLTPQMYASSARLTAEICERYTIPVDREHIIGHVEVPGTDHTDPGPHWDWDRYLKLVRTVRASPSPGKGTAS; from the coding sequence ATGGGGACCAAGGGGAGCGCCGGAGCGCAGGGCTCGAAGCCCGCGCGCGGCATCGGCCGACGCGCTGTACTGATCGGCGGCGCGGTGACGGCCGTGGGCACTGCCGCCCTGGCGCGGGACGAGCTGAAGCGCGTCTGGTGGCGGGTGCCGGGCGTACGGAAGCCCCGTAAGGCGGGGGAGCTCGATTTCGCCGGTGCCCAGTGGGTGGCGGCCTCGGAGGCGAACTGGCGGATGGCGGACCGCCCGGACGACTACGGGATAGACCGGGTGATCATCCATGTCACCCAGGGGAGCTTCCGCAGTGCGGTGAGGGTCTTCCAGGACCCGGGGCACGGTGCGGCGGCGCATTACGTGGTGGGCCAGGACGGCCGGGTGGCGCAGATGATCCGCGAGCTGGATGTGGCGTTCCACGCGGGGAACCGCTCGTACAACGAGCGCAGCATCGGCATCGAGCACGAGGGCTTCGTCGACCGCCCCCGCGACCTCACCCCGCAGATGTACGCGTCGTCGGCGCGCCTGACGGCCGAGATATGCGAGCGCTACACGATCCCCGTGGACCGGGAGCACATCATCGGGCACGTGGAGGTCCCGGGCACGGACCATACGGACCCGGGACCGCACTGGGACTGGGACCGCTATCTGAAGCTGGTCCGGACCGTGAGGGCGAGCCCGTCCCCGGGGAAGGGCACCGCTAGCTGA
- a CDS encoding cysteine desulfurase family protein — translation MAYLDHAATTPMLPEAIAAMTAQLAATGNASSLHAAGRRARRTVEESREALADALGARPSEVVFTSGGTEADNLAVKGLYWARRDADPRRTRILASPVEHHAVLDAVHWLAEHEGATVDYLPVDGYGRVHPEALREAVLRDPDDIALITVMWANNEIGTVMPVHELAAVACEFDVPMHADAVQAFGQLEVDFARSGLAAMTVSAHKIGGPFGIGALLLGREYTPVPVLHGGGQERHVRSGTLDVPAVASFAVAGRLAADGREDFARRVGSLRDELVAAVLSSVPDAVLGGDPAPGGRLPANAHFTFPGCEGDSLLLLLDAQGIECSTGSACTAGVAQPSHVLLATGTDPDLARGTLRFSLGRTTTGQDIEDVARAIGPAVERARTAGLS, via the coding sequence ATGGCCTACCTCGACCACGCCGCGACCACGCCGATGCTTCCGGAAGCGATCGCTGCGATGACCGCCCAGCTCGCCGCCACCGGCAACGCGTCCTCCCTGCACGCCGCGGGACGCCGGGCCCGCCGTACCGTCGAGGAGTCGAGAGAAGCCCTCGCCGACGCACTCGGCGCACGGCCGAGCGAGGTGGTCTTCACCTCCGGCGGCACCGAGGCGGACAACCTCGCGGTGAAGGGCCTCTACTGGGCCCGCCGCGACGCGGACCCCCGCCGCACCCGGATCCTCGCCAGCCCCGTCGAACACCACGCCGTGCTCGACGCCGTCCACTGGCTCGCCGAACACGAGGGCGCCACCGTCGACTACCTCCCTGTCGACGGTTACGGCCGAGTCCATCCGGAAGCGCTGCGCGAGGCGGTCCTCCGCGACCCCGACGACATCGCGCTGATCACCGTGATGTGGGCCAACAACGAGATCGGCACCGTCATGCCGGTACATGAACTGGCTGCTGTGGCATGCGAGTTCGATGTACCCATGCATGCCGACGCGGTGCAGGCGTTCGGTCAGCTGGAGGTCGACTTCGCCCGCTCCGGACTGGCGGCGATGACCGTCAGCGCCCACAAGATCGGCGGTCCCTTCGGTATCGGGGCGCTTCTTCTGGGCCGCGAGTACACCCCCGTACCCGTCCTGCACGGCGGCGGGCAGGAGCGTCATGTGCGCTCCGGCACCCTGGACGTACCGGCCGTCGCCTCCTTCGCCGTCGCCGGACGGCTGGCCGCCGACGGGCGCGAGGACTTCGCCCGGCGGGTCGGCTCGCTCCGCGACGAACTGGTCGCGGCGGTGCTGTCGTCCGTACCGGACGCCGTCCTCGGCGGCGACCCCGCCCCGGGCGGCCGGCTCCCGGCCAACGCCCACTTCACCTTCCCGGGCTGCGAGGGCGACTCGCTGCTGCTGCTCCTGGACGCCCAGGGCATCGAATGCTCCACCGGCTCCGCCTGCACGGCCGGGGTCGCCCAGCCCAGCCACGTACTCCTGGCGACCGGCACCGATCCGGACCTGGCACGCGGCACCCTGCGCTTCTCGCTCGGCCGCACCACGACCGGGCAGGACATCGAGGATGTGGCACGCGCGATAGGCCCGGCGGTGGAACGCGCCAGGACGGCAGGACTCAGCTAG
- a CDS encoding LuxR family transcriptional regulator, translating into MTNEKLGDALRLLGVGQAAGRVYLALLELAPAPLRAIGAAAGVGGAEFTAAYGALVDAGLASAAEAGEDVVAPVPPTAGLAVLARHRAAEVEESRLTVGGAFESFRRQRLAAYSDHLVEVVTGDAIGPRVSHAWASAREQIRQLESPPYFPLPRATDDALATLARGVTQRVVYSRESLEHPGRLKDVIEPCVKAGEQARVLPSVPVKLVIIDEAYALVSLSIQEADVHSTMLVVQPCGLLSALMALFEQSWQNALPFHGRTTAPGGLPPADRRLLWLLAGGASDEVIARELGVSRRTLFRRLQVLMARLGAANRFQLALQAQRSGWL; encoded by the coding sequence ATGACGAACGAGAAACTCGGTGACGCCCTCCGGCTGCTGGGAGTCGGCCAGGCGGCGGGCCGGGTCTATCTGGCGCTGCTGGAGCTGGCCCCGGCTCCGCTGCGTGCCATCGGGGCCGCGGCGGGTGTGGGCGGCGCGGAGTTCACCGCGGCGTACGGCGCCCTGGTCGACGCGGGCCTGGCCAGTGCCGCCGAGGCGGGTGAGGACGTGGTGGCCCCTGTTCCGCCGACCGCCGGCCTGGCGGTCCTCGCCCGGCACCGGGCGGCCGAGGTCGAGGAGTCGCGCCTCACCGTCGGGGGCGCGTTCGAGTCGTTCCGCCGCCAGAGGCTCGCCGCGTACAGCGACCACCTCGTCGAGGTCGTCACCGGCGATGCCATCGGCCCCAGGGTCAGTCACGCCTGGGCGAGCGCCCGTGAGCAGATCCGGCAGCTGGAGTCACCGCCGTACTTCCCGCTGCCCAGGGCGACGGACGACGCGCTGGCCACGCTCGCCCGCGGGGTGACGCAGCGTGTCGTGTACTCCCGGGAGTCGCTGGAGCATCCGGGCCGCCTGAAGGACGTCATCGAACCGTGCGTCAAGGCCGGCGAACAGGCCAGGGTGCTGCCGTCGGTACCGGTCAAGCTCGTGATCATCGACGAGGCGTACGCGCTCGTGTCGCTGTCGATCCAGGAGGCCGACGTGCACAGCACCATGCTGGTCGTGCAGCCGTGCGGGCTGCTGTCCGCGCTCATGGCCCTGTTCGAGCAGTCCTGGCAGAACGCCCTGCCGTTCCACGGCCGCACCACCGCCCCGGGCGGACTGCCGCCCGCCGACCGCCGCCTCCTGTGGCTCCTCGCGGGCGGCGCGAGCGACGAGGTCATCGCCCGCGAGCTGGGAGTCAGCCGGCGCACACTGTTCCGCCGGCTGCAGGTCCTCATGGCCCGGCTGGGTGCGGCGAACCGCTTTCAGCTGGCCTTGCAGGCGCAGCGCAGCGGCTGGCTGTGA
- a CDS encoding aminopeptidase P family protein, translating to MAKHRKNGLYSGISEELSALMRTGWADTEQHDLRLDEQAPYAALRRAALSALFPGERLVIPSGNLKVRSNDDTYAFRPYSGYVHMSGDRARDGALVLVPRAEGGHDAYCYQLPRDSRTDDEFWTGATAELWMGRRRSLAEAERVLGLPCRDVRTAAEDLAAASGAPTRIVRGLDPSLEAAVTTEEERDAELEGALSDLRLVKDAWETAELRKAVDSTVRGFTDVIGELSRAVASSERWIEGTFFRRARLEGNSVGYGSICAAGEHATIMHWTDNDGPVRPGDLLLLDAGVETHTLYTADVTRTLPIDGTFTPLQRTVYDAVYEAQEAGMAAVKPGAAYRDFHEAAQRHLAVRLVEWGFIEGPADRAYDLGLQRRFTMAGTGHMLGLDVHDCAQARNEGYVDGVLEPGMVLTVEPGLYFQPDDLTVPEEWRGIGVRIEDDLLVTEDGHENLSAALPRSADDVEAWMARLAG from the coding sequence GTGGCGAAGCACCGAAAGAACGGTCTGTACTCAGGGATCTCCGAGGAACTCTCCGCGCTGATGCGGACGGGCTGGGCGGACACCGAGCAGCACGACCTGCGGCTCGACGAGCAGGCTCCGTACGCGGCCCTCCGCCGCGCCGCGCTCTCCGCGCTCTTCCCCGGCGAACGCCTCGTGATCCCCTCCGGGAACCTCAAGGTCCGCTCGAACGACGACACCTATGCGTTCCGCCCCTACTCGGGCTACGTGCACATGTCCGGAGACCGGGCCCGCGACGGCGCCCTCGTCCTCGTACCGCGTGCGGAAGGCGGCCACGACGCCTACTGCTACCAGCTGCCCCGGGACAGCAGGACCGACGACGAGTTCTGGACCGGCGCCACGGCCGAGCTGTGGATGGGCCGGCGCCGCTCCCTCGCCGAGGCGGAGCGCGTACTCGGCCTGCCCTGCCGCGACGTCCGCACGGCGGCCGAGGACCTCGCGGCGGCTTCCGGCGCGCCGACCCGGATCGTCCGCGGCCTCGACCCGTCCCTGGAGGCGGCCGTCACGACCGAGGAGGAGCGGGACGCCGAACTGGAAGGGGCGCTCAGCGATCTCCGCCTCGTCAAGGACGCCTGGGAGACCGCCGAACTCCGTAAGGCCGTCGACTCCACCGTGCGCGGATTCACCGATGTGATCGGTGAGCTCTCCAGGGCCGTCGCGTCGTCCGAGCGATGGATCGAGGGCACGTTCTTCCGCCGCGCCCGGCTCGAGGGCAACTCCGTCGGCTACGGCTCGATCTGCGCCGCGGGCGAGCACGCCACGATCATGCACTGGACGGACAACGACGGTCCGGTGCGCCCCGGCGACCTGCTCCTGCTCGACGCCGGCGTGGAGACCCACACCCTCTACACCGCCGACGTCACGCGCACACTGCCGATCGACGGGACCTTCACTCCCCTCCAGCGCACGGTCTACGACGCGGTGTACGAGGCCCAGGAGGCCGGGATGGCCGCCGTCAAGCCGGGCGCCGCGTACCGCGACTTCCATGAGGCGGCGCAGCGCCACCTGGCGGTCCGGCTGGTCGAGTGGGGCTTCATCGAGGGTCCGGCCGACCGCGCGTACGACCTCGGCCTCCAGCGGCGCTTCACCATGGCGGGCACCGGCCACATGCTCGGCCTGGACGTCCACGACTGCGCGCAGGCCAGGAACGAGGGGTACGTCGACGGCGTGCTGGAGCCGGGCATGGTCCTCACCGTCGAGCCCGGCCTGTACTTCCAGCCTGACGATCTCACGGTGCCCGAGGAGTGGCGCGGTATCGGCGTCCGCATCGAGGACGATCTGCTCGTCACCGAGGACGGGCACGAGAACCTGTCGGCCGCCCTGCCCCGGTCGGCGGACGACGTCGAGGCGTGGATGGCCCGGCTGGCGGGCTGA
- a CDS encoding serine/threonine-protein kinase: MEYGVSGVDVPERIGVYAVERELGAGGMGTVYLARSRGGRSVAVKVARPELAADPHFRARFGAEVAAARRVGGFHTAQVVDADPEAPAPWLATAYIPGPTLAALLGAEGPMGEERLRQLGAALAEALAAIHGCGLVHRDLKPSNIIMAPDGPRVLDFGIARAMESSRLTSTGVAFGTPGFLAPEQAQGEEVGGAADVFALGAVLVAAAGGSAFGGGTPMGLMYRAVHEPADLSAVPAGLWPVLASCLAKDPAQRPTPERLLDLLAPDPTAYSPTVYAPAVAVPRQPAEPVPVHQAPTETAPARPGPEQAGGGPVFTAADVRSAVLIDAGGVLLESDTRSLHFGWDRISAVDHTAEPRKHLMVTVRLHDGTAHQQLVHARRTSRLKEWLEDLPLILDCFR, from the coding sequence ATGGAGTACGGGGTGAGCGGGGTGGACGTGCCGGAGCGTATCGGTGTGTACGCGGTGGAACGGGAGCTGGGCGCCGGGGGGATGGGCACCGTCTATCTGGCGCGCTCGCGCGGCGGGCGCTCGGTTGCCGTGAAGGTGGCGCGTCCGGAACTCGCGGCCGACCCGCACTTCCGCGCGCGGTTCGGCGCCGAGGTCGCGGCCGCCCGCAGGGTGGGCGGCTTCCACACGGCGCAGGTCGTGGACGCGGACCCGGAGGCGCCGGCGCCCTGGCTGGCCACGGCGTACATCCCCGGCCCCACCCTGGCCGCCCTGCTCGGGGCGGAGGGCCCGATGGGCGAGGAGCGGCTGCGGCAGCTGGGAGCGGCCCTCGCCGAGGCGCTGGCGGCGATTCACGGCTGCGGTCTGGTGCACCGCGACCTCAAGCCCAGCAACATCATCATGGCCCCCGACGGCCCGAGGGTTCTCGACTTCGGCATCGCGCGCGCCATGGAGTCCAGCCGCCTGACCTCCACCGGGGTGGCGTTCGGGACCCCCGGATTCCTGGCGCCCGAGCAGGCGCAGGGCGAGGAAGTCGGCGGTGCGGCCGATGTGTTCGCCCTCGGGGCCGTGCTGGTCGCGGCGGCGGGCGGCAGCGCTTTCGGCGGGGGCACGCCGATGGGCCTGATGTACCGTGCGGTGCACGAGCCGGCGGACCTGTCCGCGGTGCCCGCGGGCCTGTGGCCGGTGCTCGCGTCCTGCCTGGCCAAGGACCCCGCCCAAAGGCCCACGCCCGAGCGCCTGTTGGACCTGCTGGCGCCGGACCCGACGGCCTACTCGCCCACGGTGTACGCACCCGCGGTGGCCGTGCCCCGGCAGCCCGCCGAGCCGGTCCCCGTCCACCAGGCACCTACCGAGACCGCGCCCGCCCGTCCCGGGCCGGAACAGGCCGGCGGTGGCCCCGTCTTCACGGCGGCGGACGTGAGGAGTGCCGTCCTGATCGACGCCGGGGGAGTGCTCCTCGAATCCGATACGCGGAGCCTCCACTTCGGCTGGGACCGGATCAGCGCCGTCGACCACACGGCCGAGCCCCGCAAACACCTCATGGTGACCGTTCGGCTGCACGACGGCACGGCCCATCAGCAACTGGTCCACGCCCGCAGGACCAGCCGCCTCAAGGAGTGGCTCGAGGACCTTCCGCTGATCCTCGACTGCTTCAGGTAG
- a CDS encoding thioesterase family protein — MAQAAQMAQTAQATIGDSEFDRDTAVTLREEGVYDAELSAGWTIIHAVNGGYLLAMLGRALGQSLPHSDPFSVSAHYLTASVPGPAVIRTQVVRTGRTLSTGQASLFQYAEDGTETERIRVLATYGDLEALTDDIRTSAQPPAIPPLEQCLGAGDGPAPIPGSSAITGRLSVKLDPATVGWAIGAPSGKGEMRGWFGLADGRDADPLSLLLTVDAMPPTSFELGLKGWTPTIELTTHIRCRPAPGPLRVSITTRNLAGGFLEEDADVWDSADRLVAQSRQLARAPRG, encoded by the coding sequence ATGGCACAGGCAGCGCAGATGGCGCAGACGGCGCAGGCAACCATCGGGGACAGCGAGTTCGACCGGGACACCGCTGTCACGCTCCGTGAGGAGGGAGTCTACGACGCGGAACTCTCCGCGGGCTGGACGATCATCCACGCCGTCAACGGCGGCTATCTGCTGGCCATGCTCGGCCGGGCCCTTGGACAGTCGCTCCCGCACTCCGACCCGTTCTCGGTCTCGGCGCACTACCTCACCGCCTCCGTACCCGGCCCCGCGGTGATCCGTACGCAGGTAGTCCGCACCGGCCGCACGCTCTCCACCGGCCAGGCCTCCCTCTTCCAGTACGCGGAGGACGGCACCGAGACCGAGCGCATCCGGGTCCTCGCCACTTACGGAGACCTGGAGGCACTCACCGACGACATCCGCACCTCGGCCCAGCCGCCCGCGATCCCGCCGCTTGAGCAGTGCCTCGGCGCGGGCGACGGGCCGGCCCCGATCCCCGGCAGCTCCGCCATCACCGGGCGCCTCTCCGTCAAGCTCGACCCCGCGACCGTCGGCTGGGCCATCGGCGCCCCGTCCGGCAAGGGCGAGATGCGCGGCTGGTTCGGTCTGGCGGACGGGCGCGACGCGGACCCGCTCTCCCTGCTGCTCACGGTGGACGCCATGCCCCCGACCTCGTTCGAACTGGGCCTCAAGGGCTGGACGCCCACCATCGAGCTGACGACCCACATCCGCTGCCGCCCCGCCCCCGGCCCCCTGCGCGTCTCCATCACCACCCGTAACCTCGCGGGCGGGTTCCTGGAGGAGGACGCGGACGTCTGGGACAGCGCCGACCGGCTGGTCGCCCAGTCCCGTCAACTGGCCAGGGCTCCGCGCGGCTAG
- a CDS encoding trimeric intracellular cation channel family protein: MLLELFTPSVQHALDIAGIFVFAISGALLAVRKNFDVFGIAVLAEVTALGGGLFRDVIIGAIPPAAFTDLGYFTTPLLAAGLVFFLHPHVERIQVGVNVFDAAGLGLFCVTGTVKAYEYGLGLTASAALGLTTAVGGGVLRDVLANEVPSLLRWDRDLYAVPAIVGAAMVALCIRFDTLSAFTSGAAVITAFTLRLLAMRFHWRAPRAYNRRSARAEEG; the protein is encoded by the coding sequence GTGCTCCTCGAACTGTTCACGCCCTCCGTCCAGCATGCGCTCGACATCGCCGGGATTTTCGTCTTCGCGATCTCGGGCGCACTGCTCGCCGTACGCAAGAACTTCGATGTCTTCGGCATCGCGGTACTCGCCGAGGTGACAGCGCTGGGCGGAGGGCTGTTCCGTGACGTGATCATCGGCGCGATCCCGCCCGCCGCCTTCACGGATCTGGGCTACTTCACCACCCCGCTGCTCGCCGCGGGACTGGTCTTCTTCCTGCACCCCCACGTCGAGCGCATCCAGGTGGGCGTCAACGTCTTCGACGCCGCGGGTCTCGGGCTCTTCTGCGTCACGGGGACGGTGAAGGCGTACGAGTACGGCCTCGGTCTGACCGCGTCGGCGGCCCTCGGGCTGACCACCGCGGTCGGCGGCGGTGTCCTGCGCGACGTACTGGCCAACGAGGTGCCCTCACTGCTGCGCTGGGACCGCGACCTCTACGCGGTGCCCGCGATCGTGGGGGCCGCGATGGTCGCGCTGTGCATCCGCTTCGACACACTGAGCGCCTTCACCAGCGGTGCGGCGGTGATCACCGCGTTCACGCTGAGGCTGCTCGCGATGCGCTTCCACTGGCGTGCGCCGCGCGCGTACAACCGCCGTTCGGCCAGGGCCGAGGAAGGCTAG
- a CDS encoding ABC transporter ATP-binding protein: MSLLELDDVKVHFPVKKGLVFDRTVGHVYAVDGISLSVEAGQTYGLVGESGCGKTTLGRAVLRLVDITAGGVVFDGTDLAKLPDEEMRRYRRRLQMVFQDPLGSLNPRQNIESILSEGMAAHGIGTDRADRREKIKAILAKVGLPTNSLSRYPHEFSGGQRQRIGIARALVLEPDVIICDEPVSALDVSIQAQVINLLEELQESLGLTYLVIAHDLAVVRHISDVIGVMYLGSLVEEAPSDALYAEPKHPYTKALMSAVPVPDPEVEDRRERILLQGDLPSPANPPAGCRFHTRCPWAQDTLCATERPVLTDVGGGHKVACHFAAEIEAGTVGLNRPIGIEAVVGEGTPPLVEAAEPADEPAGESGAVPAPREAAEKADTV, translated from the coding sequence ATGAGCCTGCTCGAACTCGACGATGTCAAGGTTCATTTCCCCGTCAAGAAGGGCCTCGTGTTCGACCGTACGGTCGGACACGTCTACGCCGTCGACGGCATCTCGCTGAGCGTCGAGGCCGGACAGACGTACGGCCTGGTGGGCGAGTCGGGCTGCGGCAAGACGACGCTGGGCCGGGCGGTGCTGCGGCTGGTCGACATCACCGCCGGCGGGGTCGTCTTCGACGGCACCGACCTGGCCAAGCTGCCGGACGAGGAGATGCGGCGCTACCGCCGCAGGCTCCAGATGGTCTTCCAGGACCCGCTCGGCAGTCTCAACCCGCGCCAGAACATCGAGTCGATCCTCTCCGAGGGCATGGCGGCCCACGGGATCGGCACCGACCGTGCGGACCGCCGGGAGAAGATCAAGGCGATCCTCGCCAAGGTCGGCCTGCCCACCAACTCGCTGTCCCGCTATCCCCATGAGTTCTCCGGCGGACAGCGTCAGCGCATCGGTATCGCCCGGGCCCTCGTGCTCGAACCGGACGTGATCATCTGCGACGAGCCGGTCTCGGCGCTCGACGTGTCGATCCAGGCGCAGGTCATCAACCTCCTGGAGGAACTGCAGGAGTCACTGGGGCTGACGTACCTCGTCATCGCCCATGACCTCGCCGTGGTCCGCCACATCTCGGACGTCATCGGGGTCATGTACCTGGGCTCACTGGTGGAGGAGGCGCCGAGCGACGCGCTGTACGCCGAGCCGAAGCACCCGTACACCAAGGCGCTCATGTCCGCGGTGCCGGTGCCCGACCCGGAGGTCGAGGACCGCCGGGAGCGGATCCTGCTCCAGGGCGACCTGCCCTCGCCCGCCAATCCGCCGGCCGGCTGCCGCTTCCACACGCGGTGCCCCTGGGCGCAGGACACGCTGTGCGCCACGGAGCGCCCGGTGCTGACGGATGTCGGCGGCGGGCACAAGGTGGCCTGCCACTTCGCGGCCGAGATCGAAGCCGGCACGGTCGGGCTGAACCGGCCGATCGGCATCGAGGCGGTCGTGGGCGAGGGCACTCCTCCGCTCGTCGAGGCGGCGGAACCCGCCGACGAACCGGCCGGGGAGTCCGGGGCGGTGCCCGCGCCGCGCGAGGCCGCGGAGAAGGCCGACACCGTCTGA